A stretch of Lactuca sativa cultivar Salinas chromosome 6, Lsat_Salinas_v11, whole genome shotgun sequence DNA encodes these proteins:
- the LOC111882512 gene encoding uncharacterized mitochondrial protein AtMg01250-like, translating to MVMDRGKKGKKMLLFKADFNKAFDSVSWGFLDSIMEQMGFGSKWRSCMNGCLGSGRASVIINGSPTKDFSMSKGVRQGDPLSPFLFIIASEGLNQAMKTVVEKGIFEGIKFSQSNQCSSHLFYADDTLFIG from the coding sequence ATGGTCATGGACAGAGGCAAAAAAGGCAAGAAAATGCTTCTATTTAAAGCTGATTTCAATAAAGCgtttgactcagtgagttggggaTTTTTGGATTCAATCATGGAGCAAATGGGCTTCGGGTCGAAATGGAGGTCATGTATGAATGGTTGTCTTGGATCCGGTAGAGCTTCGGTGATCATCAACGGCAGTCCGACCAAGGATTTCTCTATGTCAAAAGGTGTCAGACAGGGAGATCCACTCTCCCCATTTCTTTTTATCATTGCGAGTGAAGGATTAAATCAGGCGATGAAGACAGTTGTGGAAAAAGGAATCTTCGAAGGCATCAAATTTTCACAATCTAATCAATGTTCGTCTCATTTATTCTATGCAGATGACACATTGTTTATAGGCTAA